The genomic stretch ATGATCATGGTCATCATCCTTGGCGCCGTCATTTTCGGGCGCTTTCTGGCCATCACGCGCCTGCCGTTCGAGGCTGCCGGTTTCGTGGCCGGTCTGCCCATCCCGCCGCTGGTCATCATCATGGTCATCTGCCTCATCTATGTCATCGGCGGCATGGTCATGGACGCCCTTGCCCTGCTGCTGGTCACCATCCCCATATTCTTCCCGGTAGTGACGGCCATGGGCTATGATCCACTCTGGTTCGGCGTGCTGATCACCGTTGTCACCACACTGGGAGCCATCACACCGCCCGTCGGGGTAAACACCTTTATCGTGGCCTCCATGGCCAAAGATGTTCCAATGACGGATGTGTTCAAAGGGGTGACCTACTTCATGGTGGCATATTGCCTCTGTGTGGCGCTGATGCTCGCTTTCCCGGGTATCGTGACGTTCATCCCCCATTTGATGCAGTAGGTGGTTTGCGGTATCCTAAATGTCGGCCCTCGACCTTTAGAGGTGACATGATACCGCAACAATCAACCGACAACACGAGCAGAAAATGCCCAAAGCGCAGTTCGTCACCGTCACGCAGGCCGAATCCGGCCAGAAGCTGCTTCAGTTTCTGAAACGGCGCCTCAAGGGCGATGTCCCGCAGGGTGCCATCCAGCGCTGGATTCGCAAGGGACAGGTGCGCGTGGATAAGGGGCGCAAAAAGCCCTTCGATCGCATAGATGAAGGGCAGGTTGTCCATATTCCGCCCTATACTCCCGGTGAGGAGAAAATCGTTTCAACGCAAGGCACCCTCCCTATCGCCCATGAAGATGATCACATACTGGTCATCGCCAAACCCGCCGGGCTGGCCGTTCATGGCGGCGACAACATTGACGACTCAATCACGGCCCGCATTCGCGCCCGGTTCAGCGAAGCGGACTTCATGCCGACCCTGGCCCACCGGCTGGACAAAGACACATCAGGGCTCCTGCTGGCGGCAAAGGATTATCCGACCCTGACCACTCTCAACAACGCCTTTGCTTCCGGCACTGTCACCAAGCTGTACCTGGCGTGGGTCAATGGGCAGTGGCCGGAATCGGACACCACACTCGTTGAAGATCGCATGGAAAAACAGGGAACACCAGGCAATGAGACTGTCCAAACCGGATCAGGCAAGGTTGCCCGCGCCCGGATCACCCCGCTCATCACGGAACAGGACAAAACCCTGCTGGCCGTCGAACTGCTGACCGGCCGCACACACCAGATTCGCGTGCAACTGGCCTCCCGCGGCCATGCCGTGCTTGGTGACCACAAATATGGCAAAGGCCATGTGCGCGGCAATATGCGCCTGCATTGTTACCTCATGAGCACCGATGGGCAAACATTCACCCTCCCCCCCGACTGGAACGGCAAATGGCAGGTGCCGGACGACATCCTGCGCAATGCCCAACGCCTCGTTATCGAGTAGTCGGTCATCTGCCGACAGATGCAATGATCTGCCCTTTGTTGCGAACCCGGTCCAAAATGCGTATGTAGAGTTTATCTAGAAAACCTCAAAGGGGAACCAATGAAACGATTCATCATATTATCATTGATACTTGGCAGTCTGATCGGCCTGAATTTTCTCGGCGGGTGCGCAGTATACGACGTTGCCGTGGAAGAACGCAGTACCGGTGAATGGGTTGATGACAAACAAATCAGCTTCACCATTGAGCAGTCCTTTCTGGAAGACTCCCAGATCAAATTCCTGGATTTTGATGCCTACAGCTATCAGGGGCATGTCTACCTGATAGGTGAGTACGAAAGCCGTGAGCAGGTCAACCGTGCCGTTTACATCGCCAAGAACGTACAGGGCGTGCGCAAAGTGACAACCTACTTCCTCCCCAAGCGCTCTGACGACACCTGCGGCACCACGGACAACGTGGAACTCAACGCAAAGGTTCGCCAGAAGCTCATCGCGGACAAGAACATCTGGTCCACCAATGTGGATATCGAGATGCTCCAGTGCAAAGTCATTCTTCTTGGCATTGTCGCTACCCAGCAGGAAAAGGAAGCTGCCGAAAACCATGCACGCTCCGTATCCGGCGTTCGTGAGGTCAAATCCTACATCACGGTGAAGCCGTAGCATGATCAGCAAGCACCGCCGTTTGTCTACAGTTATCCTGTCCAGCATTGTGCTGGGCGGGACCTTACTGTTTGGCGGTTGCGCCTCCCACACGCCGTCGCCGCCACCGCCAGTTGTCAAAACAACACCGGCACAGGGCAAACGGGCAGCCGTACTCCGCACGGCGCGCACATTGATCGGCGCACCGTACAAATGGGGTGGCTATACGCCACAGATGGGCTTTGATTGTTCGGGATTCATCTGGTTTGTCTACCACCAGCACGGTATCAATCTCCCCCGCGTATCCTGGCAGCAGTTCGGTGCGGGCAAAGCGGTGGCCTATGACGCGTTGCGTCCCGGTGATCTGCTTTTTTACCGGGTCGACAAAAAGGGAAAGTCTCTGCACGTTGCCATTCTGACCGACAGGGGCACATTCATCCATGCCCCCAGCTCGGGCAAGCGAGTCATGGAATCCAGCCTAAACAACACATACTGGCACAAGCATTACATTGGTGCGCGCCGTATCCTCTAGCTGACACGGTTCAGAAAAGGCAAAGACAACGGCGTATCAAAATGAACACCCCATTCGAATGGGTAGGTCAGTTGTTGGTTTTGGTCCCTTTGTAGGTGAACGCTTTTTTGTCCATGGTATAGTATGAGCCGCGGTCAATCCCCACGGCCTTGCCGCACGGGCAATACACTTTCCCGTCCCGTTCTTCCATGTTGAAGATCTTGCGGATACGATCCTTGTGACAGCGGTGCACCTCGCCCTGCCCGATCTTATAGTATTTCCAAAGCTTTTGCCGACACGCGGCACATTTGAGGGTCAACATGGCAACAGACCTACCTCAAACCGGCGACAGGCTCAATCGGTTCATGGGGCTGATCACTCCCGCTCGAACTGAACCGTGGCCATCTCCGGAAAATCCCCCAGTCGTTTGGAAATTCCCGCCTGCAGGAATGAATCGACCCACCAGTAAATGTTGTTCTTGCGAATCTGGTCACGCAGGTTGGTCATGTGGAGTTTACGCTCGGCCTTGTCTCGGTGGATTGCCCGGTTCAGATCCTTGGCAATGCCTTCCATATCATAGGGATTGACAAGGTACGCGTCCTCCTGAAGCTGGGCAGCGGCTCCGGCAAATTCGCTCAGTACCAGCACACCGTCCTGACTGACATTGGCCGCGCAGTACTCCTTGGCTACAAGGTTCATGCCGTCGCGAAGCGGCGTGACCAACGCAATATCGGCAGCGCTGTAATACGCCACCAGCTCATCATGTGGGAAGCTCTTGTAATGGTAGTGTACAGGCACCCAGCCGGGGAAAGAGAATTCACCATTGACGCGCCCGACCAACTGCTCGATCTCGGTGCGCAGTTCCTTGTACTCGTCGACCTCTTCGCGACTGGGTACGGCTATTTGCACGAAATTCACACGGCCTCGCAGGTCCGGGAACATGCGGAACAGCGTTTGAATGGAGCGGATGCGCTCGGGTATCCCTTTGGTGTAGTCAAGACGATCCACCCCAAGGATAATTTTCCTGTGTCGGAGGGCTTCACGAATGTTAAAGGCTTTGCGGGCCACATCTTCATTTTCGGCCAGGCCATTGAACTGGTTGAAATCGATGGAGATGGGAAATGCTCCCAGGCGGAATTGACGATTGCCTGATCGGACCTCGACAACGGCTCCACTGCCTTCAATCTCGGTATCGGGCTGGAATCGACGCAGGCATTCGGCAAAGTTGTCTCTGTCCTGTGTCGTGTGGAATCCGACCAGATCGAATTCGGTCAGCGCCTGAATGACTTTCCAGCGCCACGGCAGTTTCATGAAAATATCGGGCGGTGGAAATGGAATATGCAGGAAGAAGCCGGTCTGTCTTTTTACCCCCATGGACTTGAGGAAAAACGCCTGATGCATGAGATGGTAGTCCTGAATCCAGATGTAATCATCGGGCGTGGTGCTTCGAGCGACCATCTCCGCAAACTTGAAGTTCACATCCAGATACATCCGCCAATATCGGGGATGAAAGCGACAACGGGTCTGAAGATCATGGAACAGCGGCCAGATTATTTCGTTGGAGAAACCGAAATAGTAACCGTCCACCTCTTCCTTGGTCAGCGGCACAGTGTACAGCTCATAGCCCGCTTTGGCGGAAAAATCGGCCAGCAGTGAATCGACATCGATCGACGGGTCGGAAGCGCCGGACCAACCGATCCAGACACCACCACGATTTTTGAGCACCGGAGCCAGTGCCGTGACCAGTCCGCCCGCACCGCCCTGCACAGTCCACTCATCACCGTCCTTCTTGAGGGTGGCCGGGAGCCTGTTGGAAACCACGACCAGTCGTTGTTTGCCGCCTACCATGTCTGTGCATCCTCCTTTGCAATCTTTCGTAACATCTTTTTCTTCCATGCTATGTGGTAACGGTCTTCGACAATCATGGCAAGGGAGGAACAAATTGACATGGAAAAATATCACCCGGGACTGTTGACACCCGGCCTGTGGGTATTATCTCTCTGCGCAGTCGATAAGAATACACCGCACCGCGGTGAGATCATTTTCATTATAAAGGAGAGTAATCATGGGTTTGAAACCACTCAATGACCGTGTCATCGTCAAGAGAAAAGAAGAAGAAGAAAAGACCGCCGGGGGTATCTACATCCCTGATTCCGCCAAGGAAAAGCCGCAGGGTGGCGAAGTTGTTGCCGCCGGTCCCGAATGCAAGACCGTCAAGGCCGGCGACTCCGTACTGTTCGCCAAGTATGCAGGCAGCGAGTTCTCCGTGGATGGTGACGAATTGATCAT from Pseudodesulfovibrio profundus encodes the following:
- a CDS encoding BON domain-containing protein, which translates into the protein MKRFIILSLILGSLIGLNFLGGCAVYDVAVEERSTGEWVDDKQISFTIEQSFLEDSQIKFLDFDAYSYQGHVYLIGEYESREQVNRAVYIAKNVQGVRKVTTYFLPKRSDDTCGTTDNVELNAKVRQKLIADKNIWSTNVDIEMLQCKVILLGIVATQQEKEAAENHARSVSGVREVKSYITVKP
- a CDS encoding alpha,alpha-trehalose-phosphate synthase (UDP-forming), encoding MVGGKQRLVVVSNRLPATLKKDGDEWTVQGGAGGLVTALAPVLKNRGGVWIGWSGASDPSIDVDSLLADFSAKAGYELYTVPLTKEEVDGYYFGFSNEIIWPLFHDLQTRCRFHPRYWRMYLDVNFKFAEMVARSTTPDDYIWIQDYHLMHQAFFLKSMGVKRQTGFFLHIPFPPPDIFMKLPWRWKVIQALTEFDLVGFHTTQDRDNFAECLRRFQPDTEIEGSGAVVEVRSGNRQFRLGAFPISIDFNQFNGLAENEDVARKAFNIREALRHRKIILGVDRLDYTKGIPERIRSIQTLFRMFPDLRGRVNFVQIAVPSREEVDEYKELRTEIEQLVGRVNGEFSFPGWVPVHYHYKSFPHDELVAYYSAADIALVTPLRDGMNLVAKEYCAANVSQDGVLVLSEFAGAAAQLQEDAYLVNPYDMEGIAKDLNRAIHRDKAERKLHMTNLRDQIRKNNIYWWVDSFLQAGISKRLGDFPEMATVQFERE
- a CDS encoding co-chaperone GroES, yielding MGLKPLNDRVIVKRKEEEEKTAGGIYIPDSAKEKPQGGEVVAAGPECKTVKAGDSVLFAKYAGSEFSVDGDELIIMREDDILGVFA
- a CDS encoding RluA family pseudouridine synthase, translated to MPKAQFVTVTQAESGQKLLQFLKRRLKGDVPQGAIQRWIRKGQVRVDKGRKKPFDRIDEGQVVHIPPYTPGEEKIVSTQGTLPIAHEDDHILVIAKPAGLAVHGGDNIDDSITARIRARFSEADFMPTLAHRLDKDTSGLLLAAKDYPTLTTLNNAFASGTVTKLYLAWVNGQWPESDTTLVEDRMEKQGTPGNETVQTGSGKVARARITPLITEQDKTLLAVELLTGRTHQIRVQLASRGHAVLGDHKYGKGHVRGNMRLHCYLMSTDGQTFTLPPDWNGKWQVPDDILRNAQRLVIE
- a CDS encoding C40 family peptidase, coding for MISKHRRLSTVILSSIVLGGTLLFGGCASHTPSPPPPVVKTTPAQGKRAAVLRTARTLIGAPYKWGGYTPQMGFDCSGFIWFVYHQHGINLPRVSWQQFGAGKAVAYDALRPGDLLFYRVDKKGKSLHVAILTDRGTFIHAPSSGKRVMESSLNNTYWHKHYIGARRIL